One Paenibacillus sp. SYP-B4298 genomic window, GCAAAGGCAACGAGTGGAACGGTGGTGATTAAGCCAGCCAGCGTGTTTGAGAGCCATAAGTCGTCTCGAATCAGACTGACCAAAGAGCCGACTGAGGTGAGAGGAGTACGCAAGTTTGCAGCGACAATAATAATACCGATGATTAAGAGCCAGCGCTTCAGTGGTATACGAGAATGGTTGTTGGAGATGGTACGATGTTGATCGAGTGATGGTTTGGGTGCATCCATTTGGCTTCCTCCCGGATTTGGCTTTCAAGTTTAAAAAGATGTCCTTGAGCGAGAACATTGTGTATTAACTCAGTGAGGCGCGAGCTTGTTCAATATAGGCGCGAACAGCTTCTTCAGCTTTCTGACCATTTTGCTCAACAATAGCTTGATAGAGCCGCGTATGTGTGTCGTAATAAATCTTTTCATTGTTCAAGTCGGTTGTTTCTAATATTGTGTGCTGCAATGCCTCAGAAATATGGTTATACAAACTTGACATGAGTGTGTTGTGTGAAGCGGCAATCACACTCTTATGAAAAGCGACATCCCAGTGAGCATAAGCTTTGAGGTCTTGTAGGTCAGCAGCCTGTCTACATTGTTCGAGACAGGTGCGAAGGGCATCCAGATCCTCATCGCGCCTTCTGGCTGCAGCCAGGATTGCCGCTTCTCTTTCCAGTGCATATCGAACTTCCAAGCTCTCAAGTCTATCTGTATGTTGAATGACCTTCTCGATAACTGCCCCCAGAACGCTAGATGAGCAGACATACGTTCCATCTCCTTGTCTGGTCTTCAGCAGCCCTGCATAAGTCAGAGCGCGAATTGCTTCCCTTAAGGTATTGCGGCTAACTTGAAGTTGTGCCATCAGTTCGGGCTCAGGCGGAATCCGCATCCCCACCTGCCACTCGTTGTTTTCAATCTTCGCCTGAATTTGGCAAGCGACCTGTTCGACCAGAGTCAAACGCTGAGTCTGTATTAACAAAAGTATCACTCCTCATCATTAAACGTAGGATGTTTGGTATATTGGTATTATTATATCAGAACATTCATGCTTTGAGAAGATGAAATTAATAATCGTTATCATAAGGAGGCGGCAATGAAAAGTAGAGTGGGTTTACTTGTTACGCTATCTGTAATTGCACTGATGTGGGTTTTGCATACGGCCTCTAAAAACTTTGTAGTCGATCCTGATTTC contains:
- a CDS encoding FadR/GntR family transcriptional regulator → MLIQTQRLTLVEQVACQIQAKIENNEWQVGMRIPPEPELMAQLQVSRNTLREAIRALTYAGLLKTRQGDGTYVCSSSVLGAVIEKVIQHTDRLESLEVRYALEREAAILAAARRRDEDLDALRTCLEQCRQAADLQDLKAYAHWDVAFHKSVIAASHNTLMSSLYNHISEALQHTILETTDLNNEKIYYDTHTRLYQAIVEQNGQKAEEAVRAYIEQARASLS